Proteins encoded in a region of the Orcinus orca chromosome X, mOrcOrc1.1, whole genome shotgun sequence genome:
- the PIN4 gene encoding peptidyl-prolyl cis-trans isomerase NIMA-interacting 4, which translates to MPPKGKSVSGKRGKGKAASGSDSSDKKAQGPKGGGNAVKVRHILCEKHGKILEAMEKLKSGMKFNEVATQYSEDKARQGGDLGWMTRGSMVGPFQEAAFALPISVPDKPVFTDPPVKTKFGYHIIMIEGRK; encoded by the exons ATGCCGCCGAAAGGAAAAAGCGTATCTGGGAAACGGGGGAAAG GAAAAGCAGCCTCTGGGAGTGATAGTTCTGACAAGAAGGCGCAGGGTCCCAAAGGTGGTGGCAATGCAGTAAAG gtCAGACACATTCTGTGtgaaaaacatggaaaaatcttGGAAGCCATGGAAAAGTTAAAGTCTGGAATGAAATTCAATGAAGTGGCCACACAATATAGTGAAGATAAAGCCAGGCAAGGG GGTGACTTGGGTTGGATGACCAGAGGGTCCATGGTGGGACCATTTCAAGAAGCAGCATTCGCCTTGCCTATAAGTGTGCCGGATAAGCCTGTGTTTACAGATCCTCCAGTTAAGACAAAATTCGGGTATCATATTATAATGAttgaagggagaaaataa
- the ERCC6L gene encoding DNA excision repair protein ERCC-6-like — translation MEASRGFAEAGALSPEQAARYLRYVKEAKAATKNGDLEEALKLFNLAKDIFPNEKVMSRIQKLQEALEELAEHGDDEFTDVCNSGLLLYRELHNQLFEYQKEGVAFLYSLYKDGRRGGILADDMGLGKTVQIIAFLSGMFDASLVNHVLLIMPTSLISTWLKEFVKWTPGMRVKTFHGPSKDERTRNLSRIQQRNGVIITTYQMLINNWQQLSSLNGQEFVWDYVILDEAHKIKTSSTKSAICARAIPASNRILLTGTPIQNNLQELWSLFDFACQGSLLGTLKTFKMEYENPITRAREKDATPGEKALGFKISENLMAIIKPYFLRRTKEEVQKKKSSNPEVQLSEKSPDVGVICEMPSLSRKNDLIIWIRLVPLQEEIYRKFVSLDHIKELLMETRSPLAELGVLKKLCDHPRLLSARACGLLNLGAVKFSVQDEIEGEDSSDVDHIDQISDDALMEESGKMIFLMDLLNRLRDEGHQTLVFCQSRRILNIIERLLKNRHFKILRIDGTVTHLVEREKRISLFQKNKDYSVFLLTTQVGGVGLTLTAASRVVIFDPSWNPATDAQAVDRVYRIGQKENVVVYRLITCGTVEEKIYRRQVFKDSLIRQTTGDKKNPFRYFSKQELRELFTIEDFQNSATQMQLQSLHAAQRRSDKKLDEHIDFLHSLRIAGISDHDLMYTHDLSVKEELDVIEDSHYIQQRVQKAQFLVESESQNTEFLMERQKAGNEGIWLREPVFLSQTKKKCHELNKPQPRPSPVLPTYHTQEEEISHQMASVIIEDLPEESEKQDLARRKMNVTIPQDGRHPCASTFDADFVATLPKGCEDVEEIWTDSVSGMALQKEASQEGPMREAQQESPQGSFNFLPSKSVRADLGPNLDQLEEDEILHHCNPWPANPEIKEYQRQESNVSVIKIADDDLAAAHSALQDAQVNEAKLEEEPLASSAQYACDFNLFLEDSADNGQNFSSQSLEHVEKENSLCGSAANSRAESVHSKACLSVDLSEKDDEPEEVVVNVKVRRKARCIDSDDEVEHDTFITDTSGTNPFNTSPFPFLSVKQFDASTPKNDISPPGRFFSPKISDSLNKSINSRRSLASRRSLINVVLDHVEDMEERLDNSSEAKVAEDYLEEGAEESSGEAPEHTEEDPSRETLSSENKSSWLSTPKPGALAQETFPGDPEPLSGGQLVDSPQDEALEAADDYETLVLRGKELKECGKIQEALDCLVKALDIKSSDSEVMLMTLSLYKQLNKT, via the coding sequence atacgTGAAAGAGGCCAAAGCAGCAACTAAGAATGGAGATCTGGAAGAAGCACTTAAACTTTTCAATTTGGCAAAGGACATTTTTCCCAATGAAAAGGTGATGAGCAGAATCCAAAAACTACAGGAAGCCTTGGAGGAGTTGGCAGAACATGGAGATGATGAATTCACGGATGTGTGCAACTCTGGCCTGCTGCTCTATCGAGAACTGCACAACCAACTATTTGAGTACCAGAAGGAAGGTGTAGCTTTCCTCTATAGCCTGTATAAGGATGGAAGGAGAGGTGGTATTCTGGCAGATGATATGGGATTAGGAAAGACTGTTCAAATCATCGCTTTCCTTTCTGGTATGTTTGATGCTTCACTTGTGAACCATGTGCTACTGATCATGCCAACCAGTCTCATCAGCACGTGGCTAAAAGAATTTGTCAAGTGGACCCCAGGAATGAGAGTCAAAACCTTTCACGGTCCTAGCAAGGATGAACGTACCAGAAACCTCAGTCGGATTCAGCAAAGGAATGGTGTCATTATCACCACATACCAAATGTTAATCAATAATTGGCAGCAACTTTCCAGCTTGAATGGCCAAGAGTTTGTGTGGGACTATGTCATCCTTGATGAAgcacataaaataaaaacctcaTCTACCAAGTCAGCAATATGTGCTCGTGCAATTCCTGCCAGTAATCGCATCCTCCTCACAGGAACCCCGATCCAGAATAATTTACAAGAACTGTGGTCCCTGTTTGATTTTGCTTGTCAAGGGTCCCTGCTAGGaacattaaaaacttttaaaatggagTACGAAAATCCTATTACTAGAGCAAGAGAGAAGGATGCTACCCCAGGGGAAAAAGCCTTGGgatttaaaatatctgaaaacttaATGGCAATCATAAAGCCCTATTTTCTTAGGAGGACTAAAGAAGAGGTACAGAAGAAAAAGTCAAGCAACCCAGAGGTCCAGCTTAGTGAAAAGAGTCCAGATGTTGGTGTCATATGTGAAATGccttccctttccagaaaaaatgATTTAATTATTTGGATACGTCTTGTACCTTTACAGGAAGAAATATACAGGAAATTTGTGTCTCTAGATCATATCAAGGAGTTGTTAATGGAGACACGCTCACCTTTGGCTGAGCTAGGTGTCTTAAAGAAGCTCTGTGATCATCCTAGGCTGCTATCTGCACGGGCTTGTGGTTTGCTGAATCTAGGAGCTGTCAAATTCTCTGTTCAAGATGAAATTGAAGGGGAAGATTCCTCAGATGTGGACCATATTGATCAAATAAGTGATGATGCACTGATGGAAGAATCTGGAAAAATGATATTTCTAATGGACCTGCTTAACAGACTGCGAGACGAAGGGCATCAAACTCTGGTGTTTTGCCAGTCAAGACGAATTCTAAACATCATCGAACGCCTGTTAAAGAATAGGCACTTTAAGATATTGAGAATCGATGGAACAGTTACTCATCTTGTGGAACGAGAAAAAAGAATTAGCttattccagaaaaataaagattactcTGTTTTTCTGCTTACCACTCAAGTAGGTGGTGTTGGCTTAACACTAACCGCAGCAAGTAGAGTGGTCATCTTTGACCCTAGCTGGAATCCTGCAACTGATGCTCAAGCTGTGGATAGAGTTTACCGAATtggacaaaaagaaaatgttgtaGTTTATAGGCTAATCACTTGTGGAACTgtagaggaaaaaatatacagaagacaGGTTTTCAAGGACTCATTAATAAGACAAACTACTGGTGATAAGAAGAACCCTTTCCGATATTTTAGTAAACAAGAATTGAGAGAGCTCTTTACAATTGAGGATTTTCAGAACTCTGCAACCCAGATGCAGCTTCAGTCTTTGCATGCTGCTCAGAGGAGATCTGATAAGAAACTAGATGAACATATTGACTTCCTGCACTCTTTGAGGATAGCTGGAATCTCAGACCATGATTTGATGTACACACATGACCTATCTGTTAAAGAAGAGCTTGATGTGATCGAAGACTCTCACTATATTCAGCAAAGGGTTCAGAAAGCTCAATTCCTTGTTGAATCCGAGTCTCAAAATACAGAGTTCTTAATGGAAAGACAAAAAGCTGGAAATGAGGGGATATGGCTGAGAGAacctgtatttctttctcaaacaaagaagaaatgccATGAATTAAATAAACCACAGCCTCGGCCTTCACCTGTTCTACCAACTTACCACACCCAGGAAGAAGAAATCAGTCACCAAATGGCAAGTGTAATCATTGAGGATCTGCCCGAAGAGAGTGAAAAACAAGATCTCGCCAGGAGAAAGATGAACGTTACCATCCCACAAGATGGTAGGCACCCGTGTGCAAGTACATTTGATGCTGATTTTGTAGCTACTTTACCCAAGGGGTGTGAAGATGTAGAAGAGATTTGGACTGACTCTGTATCAGGAATGGCTCTCCAAAAAGAGGCATCGCAAGAGGGGCCTATGCGGGAGGCACAGCAAGAAAGCCCTCAGGGAAGTTTCAATTTTTTACCTAGCAAGTCAGTCAGAGCTGATCTTGGGCCAAATCTAGATCAACTAGAGGAGGATGAGATTTTACATCACTGCAATCCCTGGCCTGCTAATCCCGAAATAAAGGAATATCAAAGACAAGAATCAAATGTATCTGTTATTAAGATAGCTGATGATGACTTAGCAGCAGCCCACAGTGCACTACAGGATGCTCAAGTGAATGAGGCCAAGTTGGAAGAGGAACCTTTAGCATCTTCAGCACAGTATGCATGTGACTTCAATCTTTTCTTGGAAGATTCTGCAGACAATGGACAAAATTTTTCCAGTCAGTCTTTGGAGCATGTGGAGAAAGAAAATAGCTTGTGTGGCTCTGCAGCTAATTCCAGAGCAGAGTCTGTGCATAGCAAAGCATGTCTCAGTGTGGATCTTTCTGAGAAAGATGATGAGCCAGAAGAAGTAGTAGTTAATGTGAAAGTCAGAAGAAAAGCTAGATGTATCGATTCAGACGATGAAGTTGAACATGATACTTTTATTACAGATACTTCAGGCACAAACCCATTCAACACATCTCCCTTCCCgtttttatctgtaaaacaatTTGATGCCTCAACTCCCAAAAATGACATCAGTCCACCTGGAAGGTTCTTTTCACCTAAAATATCTGATAGTTTAAATAAGTCTATAAACTCTAGAAGATCCCTGGCTTCTAGGAGGTCTCTTATTAATGTGGTTTTAGACCATGTGGAGGATATGGAGGAAAGACTTGACAATAGCAGTGAAGCAAAGGTTGCTGAAGATTACCTGGAGGAAGGAGCGGAGGAAAGCAGTGGTGAAGCCCCAGAGCATACAGAAGAAGATCCTTCCAGAGAAACACTGTCTTCAGAAAATAAGTCTAGCTGGTTAAGTACACCTAAGCCTGGTGCTCTGGCTCAGGAGACCTTTCCTGGTGACCCTGAGCCTTTGTCTGGTGGACAGTTGGTTGACTCTCCCCAGGATGAGGCACTGGAGGCTGCAGACGACTATGAGACTCTTGTCTTGCGTGGAAAAGAACTGAAAGAGTGTGGAAAAATACAGGAAGCCTTAGACTGCTTAGTTAAAGCACTTGACATAAAAAGCTCAGATTCTGAAGTCATGCTCATGACTTTAAGTTTGTATAAGCAACTTAATAAAACTTGA